One Flavobacterium sp. 90 DNA segment encodes these proteins:
- a CDS encoding response regulator transcription factor — protein sequence MFKKVIIAEDLEDINLGIEQTLKDLDIINFQHAKYCDDAFLKIRKAILDNEPYDLLISDLSFKKDHRDVKISCGDELIEKVRELQPDIKIIAYSVEDKSFRIKSLFDNSDVNGFVLKGRNSIEDLKKAIHIISTSDQRFISHEVASALQEKNNFEIDDLDIEILKYLSAGTPQDEIIKIFKDSGKKPNSKSAMEKRLSKLKDFFKANNTIHLVSITKDMGII from the coding sequence ATGTTTAAAAAAGTAATAATTGCCGAAGACCTTGAAGATATAAATTTAGGAATCGAGCAAACCTTAAAAGATTTAGATATTATAAATTTTCAACATGCAAAATATTGTGATGATGCCTTTTTAAAAATCCGAAAAGCTATTCTGGATAATGAACCGTATGACTTATTAATTAGTGATCTGTCTTTTAAAAAAGACCATCGCGACGTAAAAATTTCGTGCGGTGATGAACTTATCGAAAAAGTGCGTGAATTACAGCCTGATATTAAAATCATAGCTTATTCTGTTGAAGATAAAAGCTTTCGAATTAAATCTCTTTTCGATAATTCAGATGTCAACGGTTTTGTATTAAAAGGACGAAATAGCATTGAAGATCTAAAAAAAGCAATTCATATTATTTCTACTTCAGATCAAAGATTCATTTCGCACGAAGTTGCTTCTGCACTTCAGGAAAAAAATAATTTCGAAATAGACGATTTAGACATTGAGATTTTAAAATATTTATCAGCAGGAACTCCACAAGATGAGATCATAAAAATCTTTAAAGACTCAGGTAAAAAACCCAACAGTAAAAGTGCTATGGAAAAAAGACTTTCTAAACTAAAAGACTTTTTCAAAGCAAACAATACCATTCATTTGGTTTCTATCACAAAAGATATGGGTATTATCTAA
- a CDS encoding type I restriction endonuclease: MEINIQLKSLADKIDQLKSKIETEESTKHAFVLPFIHILGYDAFNPLEVVPEFTADLGLKKGEKVDYAIFQNGEPIIIVECKSWKENLTVHNSQLFRYFHVTKTRFALLTNGIQYQFFTDLDDKNKMDQKPFLEFDITNLKENTITEVAKFHKSSFNVDNIVTNASALKYIKEIKKQINSELENPSNDFTKHFANKVYTGRLTEKVVEEFKDLVQKSLNQFISEKINDRLKAALTKETIKQQDEQVESLEEESKIITSEEELDGYRIVVAILRRKLPVSRIVYHDTQSYFGILLDDNNRKPLCRLHLNGSKKYVSLFNDNKTETKLPISSIDDLYQFEKELLETVGLYETE; encoded by the coding sequence ATGGAAATCAATATTCAACTTAAATCATTGGCTGATAAAATCGATCAGCTTAAAAGTAAAATTGAAACAGAAGAATCTACCAAGCATGCTTTTGTATTGCCTTTTATACATATTCTTGGCTACGACGCTTTTAATCCGCTAGAAGTAGTTCCTGAATTTACCGCCGATCTAGGCTTAAAAAAAGGAGAAAAAGTAGATTACGCCATCTTTCAAAACGGAGAACCAATTATAATAGTAGAATGCAAAAGTTGGAAAGAAAATCTAACGGTACATAATTCCCAATTATTCCGATATTTTCATGTTACTAAAACCCGATTTGCTCTTTTAACAAACGGAATTCAGTATCAGTTTTTCACAGATTTAGATGATAAAAACAAAATGGATCAAAAACCATTTTTGGAATTTGACATTACAAATCTAAAAGAAAACACAATCACTGAGGTTGCAAAATTTCACAAATCCAGTTTCAACGTTGATAATATTGTTACAAATGCAAGCGCATTAAAATATATTAAAGAAATAAAAAAGCAAATTAATAGTGAACTCGAAAATCCTTCGAATGATTTCACAAAACATTTTGCAAATAAGGTTTATACAGGAAGATTAACTGAAAAAGTGGTTGAAGAATTTAAGGATTTAGTTCAAAAATCTCTAAACCAATTTATCAGCGAAAAAATAAATGATCGTTTAAAAGCCGCTCTTACTAAAGAAACAATTAAACAACAAGATGAACAAGTTGAATCTCTGGAAGAAGAAAGCAAAATTATTACCAGCGAAGAAGAACTTGATGGCTACCGCATTGTTGTTGCGATACTAAGACGAAAACTTCCTGTTAGTCGAATTGTTTACCATGACACACAATCTTATTTTGGAATTTTACTGGACGATAATAATCGTAAACCTCTTTGCCGTCTTCATCTTAACGGAAGTAAAAAATATGTCAGCCTTTTTAATGACAACAAAACCGAAACAAAATTACCTATTTCATCTATTGATGATCTTTATCAATTCGAAAAAGAATTGTTAGAAACTGTTGGATTATATGAAACCGAATAA
- a CDS encoding ATP-binding protein, with protein MLRSPFFCFIIFLSFFSCKEKTTVSVNVDAAREKAFEIREKGLLNLNEKNFNSAFYNFNKSKILYENLKDSANIAYSLIQMAWIQQINGDYYGSKETLTEALPYIRKKDLYSASINNFFGIADKELSLYNDAISYYKESIKELDNEASKQSPLNNIAAVYIEQKKYDSAIQILESLLSQNNFQTKEALIKKYRILDNLGYAYFKKGLSDKGLSLMEESLKMRNRDNDTYGSIQSNLHLAEYYSKINPEKSNQHALNAYQSATTSNSIDERLKALSFLISNDSDIDNTKYAKKFVFLNDSIIKIRNNFKNKFAKIKYDSKKEKDENQKLRLEKVENQLALQKAKYQRTFSVLGIIILFTILIYGRKYYRNKNRIEKIKASYETETRIAKDIHDELANDVFHAMTFTQTQSLASTTIKESLIHKLDNIYSRVRRISQENSTIDITSNYAVNLKEMLSTYNSPKANVIINNIEKVNWELVDNIKKVTIHRILQELMVNMKKHSNASLVVIKFESNGKTVFIDYTDNGKGCEKDKIIKNGLQNMEIRILAIKGTITFDTEPDKGFKVKITLPK; from the coding sequence ATGCTACGATCCCCGTTTTTTTGTTTCATCATTTTCTTAAGTTTTTTTTCCTGTAAAGAGAAAACGACAGTATCTGTAAACGTTGATGCTGCAAGAGAAAAAGCATTTGAAATAAGAGAGAAAGGATTATTAAACCTCAACGAAAAGAACTTTAATAGTGCTTTTTACAACTTCAATAAGTCTAAAATACTATATGAAAATTTAAAAGATAGTGCCAATATTGCCTATAGTTTAATTCAAATGGCTTGGATACAACAAATAAACGGAGATTATTATGGCAGTAAAGAAACATTAACAGAAGCGTTACCTTATATCAGAAAGAAAGATCTTTATAGTGCTTCTATTAATAATTTCTTTGGAATTGCCGACAAAGAACTCTCCTTATATAATGATGCTATTTCGTATTACAAGGAATCTATAAAAGAACTGGATAATGAAGCTTCAAAACAATCTCCTTTAAACAACATTGCCGCTGTTTATATTGAGCAAAAAAAATACGATTCTGCAATTCAAATATTAGAATCTTTACTTAGTCAAAATAATTTCCAAACAAAAGAAGCGCTTATAAAAAAATACAGGATTCTGGATAATCTGGGTTATGCATACTTCAAAAAAGGCTTATCAGATAAAGGTCTTTCGCTAATGGAAGAAAGTCTAAAAATGAGAAATCGAGACAATGATACCTATGGTTCAATTCAAAGTAATCTGCATTTAGCCGAATACTATAGCAAAATCAATCCCGAAAAATCAAATCAACATGCGCTAAATGCATATCAATCAGCTACAACATCTAATAGTATTGATGAAAGATTAAAAGCACTTTCTTTTTTAATTTCAAATGATTCTGATATTGATAATACTAAATATGCGAAGAAATTTGTTTTCTTAAACGATAGTATTATTAAAATCCGAAACAACTTTAAAAACAAATTTGCGAAGATTAAATACGACTCCAAAAAAGAAAAAGACGAGAATCAGAAATTACGTTTAGAGAAAGTAGAGAATCAATTGGCACTTCAAAAAGCGAAGTATCAAAGAACCTTTTCTGTTCTTGGAATCATTATTCTCTTCACTATATTAATTTACGGGAGAAAATATTATCGAAACAAAAACAGAATTGAAAAAATAAAAGCTTCTTATGAAACTGAAACCAGAATTGCCAAAGATATCCACGATGAATTGGCAAATGATGTTTTTCATGCGATGACTTTTACACAAACACAATCTTTAGCCTCTACGACTATAAAAGAATCTCTCATTCACAAATTAGACAATATCTATTCGCGTGTCCGCAGAATTTCACAAGAAAATAGTACGATTGATATCACATCAAATTATGCTGTAAACTTAAAAGAAATGCTTTCGACTTATAATAGTCCGAAAGCAAACGTAATCATTAATAATATTGAAAAAGTAAATTGGGAATTAGTAGATAATATTAAAAAAGTTACGATTCATAGAATTCTGCAAGAATTAATGGTGAATATGAAAAAACATAGTAACGCATCATTGGTTGTTATAAAATTTGAAAGCAACGGAAAAACAGTTTTTATTGATTATACAGATAATGGAAAAGGCTGTGAAAAAGATAAAATTATTAAAAATGGTTTACAAAATATGGAAATCCGTATTCTGGCCATAAAAGGAACTATTACTTTTGATACAGAACCAGATAAAGGATTTAAAGTAAAAATAACGCTGCCTAAATAA
- a CDS encoding lipocalin family protein: MKTKRILLGLLLSIGLFTVSCSSDDNEGETIVPIQGKYNLSQTGTIVDGKEVLIDAPQNASGCKKDYLDLRLSNAAVIGDYNGSDCALTETTGTYARSHNDLTISVGNLSTTADIMNLTNKELKIKDKTTGIITVYTR; encoded by the coding sequence ATGAAAACTAAACGTATATTACTAGGACTATTATTGAGTATTGGATTATTTACTGTGTCGTGCAGCAGCGATGATAACGAAGGAGAAACAATCGTGCCAATACAAGGGAAATACAATTTAAGCCAGACAGGAACAATTGTTGACGGAAAAGAAGTATTAATAGATGCTCCACAAAATGCAAGTGGATGTAAAAAAGATTATTTAGACTTAAGACTGAGTAATGCAGCAGTTATAGGAGATTATAACGGTTCTGATTGTGCTTTAACAGAAACTACAGGAACTTACGCAAGATCTCATAATGATTTAACTATTTCGGTAGGTAATTTAAGTACCACCGCCGATATTATGAATCTAACTAATAAAGAGTTGAAAATAAAAGACAAAACTACTGGTATAATTACAGTTTACACTAGGTAA